Proteins encoded by one window of Clostridium cagae:
- the cls gene encoding cardiolipin synthase, producing MNIYLILTLILFIINFMCAFSLVFIEKRDTTTIWAWLLILFIFPFLGFILYLSFGQNISKKKIFSKKAVIDKKKIKKILADLNKDLHNEVAEEYMDLIKMNFSANDSIYTKENQVKTYINGEDKFKDLMNDIKNAKSFINIEYYIFRFDNLGSKLIESLKEKVECGIEVRLLVDGMGSKSLTKKQIKYIKSCGIKFSVFFPNIAPYINLRLNYRNHRKIVVIDRNIGYVGGFNVGDEYINKGTQFSFWRDTHIKIVGAAALELNKRFALDWEYAAKEDLYEIQLKKIHLSSKGDIGIQIISSGPDNMEEYIRNCYLKIITNAKKNIFIQTPYLVLDHPMIEALKISAFSGVDVRIMVPNKADHFFMAWALSASIDSLIKSGVKFYKYKNGFIHSKTIVSDSSVCSIGTANLDIRSFKLNFEINAIIYDSKVATNYEEIFLKDQTVCKLLTSEEYENRGHKIKILESISRLISPIL from the coding sequence ATGAATATATATTTAATTTTAACTTTAATTCTTTTTATCATTAACTTTATGTGTGCATTTTCTTTAGTGTTTATTGAAAAAAGAGATACAACAACTATTTGGGCTTGGCTTTTAATTCTTTTCATTTTTCCATTTTTAGGGTTTATACTTTACTTATCATTTGGACAAAACATCTCTAAAAAGAAAATTTTCAGTAAAAAAGCCGTTATTGATAAGAAAAAGATAAAAAAAATACTAGCTGATTTAAACAAAGACTTACATAATGAAGTTGCTGAAGAATATATGGATCTTATAAAAATGAACTTTTCTGCTAATGACAGCATTTATACAAAAGAAAATCAAGTAAAAACCTACATTAATGGAGAAGATAAATTTAAAGATTTAATGAACGATATAAAAAATGCTAAGTCCTTTATAAATATTGAATATTATATTTTTAGATTTGATAACCTAGGTTCTAAATTAATAGAATCACTTAAAGAAAAAGTTGAATGTGGGATTGAAGTTAGATTATTAGTTGATGGTATGGGCTCTAAATCATTAACAAAAAAACAAATAAAATATATTAAATCTTGTGGAATAAAATTTTCAGTTTTTTTTCCTAACATAGCTCCATATATAAACTTGCGTTTAAATTACAGAAATCATAGGAAAATAGTAGTTATTGATAGAAATATAGGTTATGTTGGTGGTTTTAATGTTGGTGATGAATATATAAACAAAGGTACACAATTTTCTTTTTGGAGAGATACTCATATAAAAATTGTAGGTGCCGCAGCATTAGAATTAAATAAAAGATTTGCTCTTGATTGGGAATATGCTGCAAAAGAAGATCTTTATGAAATTCAATTAAAAAAAATACATCTATCTTCAAAAGGAGATATTGGAATACAAATAATTTCTTCAGGACCTGATAATATGGAAGAATACATACGTAATTGTTATTTAAAAATTATAACTAATGCTAAAAAAAATATTTTTATACAAACGCCTTATTTAGTTCTTGATCATCCTATGATAGAAGCTTTAAAAATCTCAGCATTTTCTGGAGTTGATGTAAGAATAATGGTTCCTAATAAAGCTGATCACTTTTTTATGGCTTGGGCACTAAGTGCTTCAATAGATAGCCTTATTAAATCTGGCGTTAAATTCTATAAATATAAAAATGGCTTTATTCATTCTAAGACTATAGTTTCAGATAGTTCAGTATGCAGTATTGGTACTGCTAATTTAGATATAAGAAGCTTTAAACTTAACTTTGAGATTAATGCTATAATTTATGATTCTAAAGTAGCTACAAACTATGAAGAAATATTTTTAAAAGATCAAACTGTATGTAAGCTTTTAACCTCTGAAGAATATGAAAATAGAGGCCATAAAATAAAAATATTAGAATCTATTTCTAGACTAATATCCCCTATTCTTTAA
- a CDS encoding DUF1097 domain-containing protein → MSSLFSLSLTTAILCGAWMIGADAAGLIAWAGFAGCTTFFAAGGKKQGFKSAICTNISGVFWAMLSIKVSAMLGFPQAGVIMTIVTTFFLCIQSKISLLTFIPGAFVGSFSTFAANGDWMSLIPSLLVGAVLGFLCEWTGNLLYEKCGKKEEN, encoded by the coding sequence ATGAGTTCATTATTTTCATTATCATTAACTACAGCAATACTTTGTGGTGCTTGGATGATAGGAGCTGATGCTGCTGGACTAATTGCTTGGGCTGGTTTTGCTGGCTGTACTACTTTTTTTGCAGCAGGTGGTAAAAAACAAGGATTTAAAAGTGCTATATGTACGAATATAAGTGGAGTATTCTGGGCAATGCTAAGTATAAAGGTATCAGCTATGTTAGGTTTTCCACAAGCAGGAGTAATCATGACAATAGTAACTACATTTTTCTTATGCATACAATCTAAAATTAGTTTACTTACATTTATACCAGGAGCTTTTGTTGGATCATTTTCAACATTTGCAGCTAATGGAGATTGGATGAGTCTTATACCATCATTACTTGTGGGGGCAGTGTTAGGTTTTTTATGTGAATGGACAGGCAATCTGTTATACGAGAAGTGTGGAAAAAAAGAAGAGAATTAG
- a CDS encoding [FeFe] hydrogenase, group A gives MSKYMIIDGNRVEFDNEKNILDLVRKAGIDLPTFCYYSDLSIYGACRMCVVEDEWGGIIASCSTPPKDKMSIKTNTPKLHKHRKMILELLLASHCRDCTVCEKSGKCRLQELALRFGVKTIRFKNENEKIELDTSSKSIVRDPSKCILCGDCVRMCNEIQNVGAIDFAYRGSNMVVSPAFGKCLGETDCVNCGQCANVCPTGAIVVKSDVKPVWKAIYNPKQRVVAQVAPAVRVALGEEFGIKPGENVMDKIVAAMRKLGFDEIYDTSLTADMTIIEESNEFLQKLESGDDKLPLFTSCCPAWVRYVETKHPELMKYVSTCKSPMQMFGSVIKEYFKENDSLEEKETISVAIMPCTAKKAEAAREEFITNGIKDIDYVITTTELCKMINEAGLQFDKIEPESSDMPFSLYSGAGVIFGVTGGVTEAVIRGVVEDKSSKALKEIEFIGVRGMDGVKICEVPFGEKNLRIGVVSGLANAENLIDKIQSGEEHFDFVEVMACPGGCVAGAGQPFSLKEGNKERAKGLYKVDKVTQIKRSQENPVLISLYNGLLKERSKELLHVHYEHE, from the coding sequence ATGTCAAAATATATGATAATTGATGGTAACAGGGTAGAATTTGATAATGAAAAAAATATTTTAGATTTAGTAAGGAAAGCAGGAATTGACTTACCTACATTTTGTTATTATTCTGATCTATCTATTTATGGAGCGTGTAGAATGTGTGTGGTTGAAGATGAATGGGGAGGAATTATAGCTTCTTGCTCTACACCACCTAAGGATAAAATGTCAATTAAGACTAATACGCCTAAGCTTCATAAGCACCGTAAGATGATATTAGAACTTTTATTAGCATCACATTGTAGAGATTGCACTGTGTGTGAAAAGAGTGGGAAATGTAGACTTCAAGAATTAGCTTTACGCTTTGGAGTGAAGACTATTAGATTTAAAAATGAAAATGAAAAAATTGAATTAGATACTTCATCTAAATCAATAGTTCGTGATCCAAGCAAGTGTATATTGTGTGGAGATTGCGTTAGAATGTGTAATGAAATACAAAATGTTGGAGCTATTGATTTCGCATATCGTGGTTCTAATATGGTTGTTAGTCCAGCCTTTGGTAAATGCTTAGGAGAAACAGATTGTGTAAATTGTGGACAATGTGCAAATGTATGTCCAACAGGAGCCATTGTTGTAAAAAGCGATGTAAAGCCAGTTTGGAAAGCGATATATAATCCTAAACAAAGAGTTGTAGCTCAAGTTGCACCTGCAGTAAGAGTTGCGTTAGGTGAAGAATTTGGAATAAAACCTGGTGAAAACGTTATGGATAAAATAGTTGCTGCAATGAGAAAATTAGGATTTGATGAAATATATGATACTTCATTAACTGCTGATATGACAATAATAGAAGAATCTAATGAGTTTTTACAAAAGTTAGAATCGGGAGATGATAAACTTCCTTTATTTACATCGTGCTGTCCAGCTTGGGTAAGATATGTGGAAACAAAACATCCAGAACTTATGAAATATGTTTCTACATGCAAGTCACCAATGCAAATGTTTGGATCAGTAATAAAAGAATATTTTAAAGAAAACGATTCTTTAGAAGAAAAAGAAACTATATCAGTAGCTATTATGCCATGTACTGCTAAGAAGGCAGAGGCAGCTAGAGAAGAATTTATAACAAATGGAATTAAAGATATTGATTATGTAATTACAACAACAGAATTGTGTAAGATGATTAATGAAGCGGGACTTCAATTTGATAAGATTGAACCAGAATCTTCAGATATGCCATTTTCTTTATATTCAGGAGCAGGAGTTATATTTGGAGTTACAGGTGGTGTAACTGAAGCAGTAATACGTGGAGTAGTTGAAGATAAGAGTTCAAAGGCTTTAAAAGAAATAGAATTTATTGGCGTTCGTGGAATGGATGGAGTAAAAATTTGTGAAGTTCCATTTGGAGAAAAGAATCTACGTATAGGGGTAGTTAGTGGACTTGCTAATGCAGAAAACTTAATTGATAAGATACAAAGTGGAGAAGAACATTTTGATTTTGTTGAAGTCATGGCTTGCCCAGGAGGCTGTGTAGCAGGAGCAGGACAACCTTTTAGTTTAAAAGAAGGAAATAAAGAAAGGGCTAAGGGTCTTTACAAGGTAGATAAGGTTACGCAAATAAAGAGAAGTCAAGAAAATCCAGTATTAATATCTTTATATAATGGATTATTAAAAGAACGTTCTAAGGAATTATTACATGTTCATTATGAGCATGAGTAG
- a CDS encoding NADH-quinone oxidoreductase subunit NuoE family protein yields the protein MMLKEEEMKELDNILASHNYQKSSVIAVMQEVQKQYRYLPKEALCYIAKHLKISEAKIYGVATFYENFSLKPKGKYVIKICDGTACHVRGSIPILEEFRKLLGLSESKVTTDDMIFTVETVSCLGACGLAPVCTVNDVVYPSMTQQKARDIIKQLKEEASNEN from the coding sequence ATGATGTTAAAAGAAGAGGAAATGAAAGAATTAGATAACATTTTAGCTTCTCATAATTATCAAAAGTCGTCAGTTATTGCTGTAATGCAAGAAGTTCAAAAACAATATCGTTATTTACCAAAGGAAGCACTATGTTATATTGCAAAACATTTAAAAATAAGTGAAGCCAAAATATATGGCGTTGCAACTTTCTATGAAAATTTTTCATTAAAACCTAAAGGAAAATATGTAATAAAGATTTGTGATGGAACTGCATGTCATGTAAGAGGTTCTATACCTATATTAGAAGAATTCAGGAAATTGTTAGGTCTTTCAGAAAGTAAGGTTACAACAGATGATATGATTTTTACAGTTGAAACTGTATCTTGTCTAGGTGCGTGTGGGTTAGCACCTGTCTGCACTGTAAACGATGTAGTATATCCTAGTATGACTCAGCAAAAGGCTAGAGACATAATAAAACAGTTAAAGGAGGAAGCATCTAATGAGAATTAA
- a CDS encoding NADH-quinone oxidoreductase subunit NuoF: protein MRINTREELNSSIKKCKLALGKQSKQILICGGTGCVASGSLKIYDRLKELIEQRGLEVSISLEDEPHDNSVGLKKSGCHGFCEMGPLLRIEPEGILYIKVKLEDCEEIVEKSIISNEVIEHLIYKNEERSYSKQEEIPFYARQTRVALEHCGHINAESIEEYLAADGYTAVEKALFDMTPEEVVDEISESYLRGRGGGGFQTGKKWSQVLQQAEKQKYIVCNGDEGDPGAFMDRSMMEGDPHRVIEGMLIAGIATKANYGYIYVRAEYPLAVKRLQMAIDQATKVGLLGKNILNSGFDFDLHISQGAGAFVCGEGSALTASIEGNRGMPRVKPPRTVEKGLFEKPTVLNNVETFCNVPSIINKGSKWYKSIGTEKNYGTKAFALTGNVKHTGLIEVPMGTKLKEVIFDIGGGVKEGKFKAVQIGGPSGGCLCVGENHLELPLDFDSLKKVGAMIGSGGLVVMNDKSCMVEVARFFMNFTQNESCGKCIPCREGTKRMLEILTDIVEGRGTLEHLDMLEELSDTISATALCGLGKSASLPVKSTLKYFREEYIAHVVDKKCPGGVCKSLMSYEIDKDKCKGCSKCARMCPAGAITGEIKKPYTIDQSKCIKCGACMDGCAFKAIQLV, encoded by the coding sequence ATGAGAATTAATACTAGAGAAGAGTTAAATTCTTCAATAAAAAAATGTAAGTTAGCTTTAGGCAAGCAATCTAAACAAATATTAATTTGTGGTGGAACTGGTTGTGTAGCTAGTGGCTCTTTAAAAATCTATGATAGATTAAAGGAGTTAATAGAGCAAAGAGGACTTGAAGTTAGTATCTCATTAGAAGATGAACCTCATGATAATAGTGTTGGTTTAAAGAAAAGTGGATGTCATGGATTTTGTGAAATGGGTCCTCTTTTAAGAATAGAACCAGAAGGTATATTATATATAAAAGTTAAATTAGAAGATTGTGAAGAAATTGTTGAAAAAAGTATAATTTCAAATGAAGTAATAGAACATCTTATTTATAAAAATGAAGAGAGAAGCTATAGTAAGCAAGAGGAGATTCCTTTTTATGCAAGACAAACACGTGTTGCATTGGAACATTGTGGACATATAAATGCAGAATCTATTGAAGAATACTTAGCAGCTGATGGGTATACTGCTGTAGAAAAGGCACTTTTTGATATGACACCTGAAGAAGTTGTAGATGAAATATCTGAATCTTATCTTCGTGGAAGAGGAGGCGGTGGTTTCCAAACAGGAAAAAAATGGTCTCAAGTATTACAACAAGCTGAAAAACAAAAATATATAGTATGTAATGGTGATGAGGGAGATCCAGGAGCATTTATGGATAGAAGTATGATGGAAGGTGATCCTCATAGAGTAATTGAAGGAATGCTTATAGCTGGAATTGCCACTAAGGCAAATTATGGATATATATATGTTCGTGCTGAATATCCACTTGCAGTTAAGAGATTGCAAATGGCTATAGACCAAGCTACTAAAGTGGGACTTTTAGGAAAGAATATTTTAAACTCTGGATTTGATTTTGACTTACATATAAGTCAAGGAGCTGGAGCATTTGTTTGTGGCGAGGGCAGTGCTCTTACAGCATCAATAGAAGGAAATAGAGGCATGCCAAGAGTTAAACCACCTAGAACTGTTGAAAAGGGATTATTTGAAAAACCAACTGTATTAAATAATGTTGAAACATTTTGTAACGTTCCAAGCATAATTAATAAAGGTTCAAAGTGGTATAAGAGTATTGGTACTGAAAAGAATTATGGAACTAAGGCTTTTGCACTTACTGGAAATGTAAAACACACAGGTTTAATAGAAGTTCCTATGGGAACAAAATTAAAAGAGGTAATATTTGATATTGGTGGTGGAGTAAAAGAAGGAAAGTTTAAAGCGGTTCAAATTGGAGGTCCATCTGGTGGGTGCCTTTGCGTAGGTGAAAATCATTTAGAATTACCATTAGATTTTGATTCACTTAAAAAAGTTGGAGCCATGATTGGTAGCGGTGGATTAGTTGTAATGAATGATAAAAGTTGTATGGTGGAAGTAGCTCGTTTCTTCATGAATTTTACTCAAAACGAATCTTGTGGTAAATGTATACCTTGCAGGGAAGGTACAAAAAGAATGTTAGAAATTTTAACTGATATTGTAGAAGGACGAGGAACCTTAGAACACCTGGATATGTTAGAAGAATTATCAGATACTATATCTGCGACAGCACTTTGTGGTCTTGGTAAGAGTGCATCTTTGCCAGTAAAGAGTACTTTGAAATACTTTAGAGAAGAATATATAGCTCATGTTGTAGATAAAAAATGTCCGGGTGGAGTATGTAAATCTTTAATGTCTTATGAAATAGACAAGGATAAATGTAAAGGCTGTTCTAAGTGTGCAAGAATGTGTCCAGCAGGAGCTATTACAGGAGAAATAAAAAAACCTTATACCATTGATCAATCAAAATGTATAAAATGTGGTGCTTGTATGGATGGATGTGCATTTAAAGCAATCCAGTTGGTTTAA
- a CDS encoding AI-2E family transporter yields the protein MKIDIDKKLLKYALYITITAITIYIVFAILFNIGTILGTTFDFIVKILSLIKPLLIAILITYILFPITRSIENFLKNNKIYKIKNNGTSRALSIIFSYLAIIGIILGLLCGIYFMIGGQLSKNISISNIVEYISTYLNTHSLSNSSISLALENLNLPFLDAMEDHIVEVVNFIQNYITNNIGKMASFAVSIGSGVATFFIALIISIYLLKDHEYFINLWDKLYYLIFRNSKIGKKINYVFSTIHEVFGRFIRGQLLEAFFVGVLSAIALSIVGIDYAFVIGIIVGLSNLIPYVGPIVGTILAAIMGLLSGTPIKIVYAIIAMIIVQQIDNNLLAPKIVGNSVGLHAVFTMLAILIGGNIGGLLGMLLAVPLAASFKVLFNNWYTSYMKKENLKK from the coding sequence ATGAAAATTGATATTGATAAAAAATTATTGAAATATGCATTATACATTACAATTACAGCTATTACTATATATATTGTTTTTGCAATTCTTTTTAATATTGGTACTATTTTAGGAACTACTTTTGATTTTATAGTAAAAATACTTTCCCTAATAAAACCTTTATTAATAGCTATTTTAATTACATATATTTTATTTCCTATTACTAGAAGTATAGAAAATTTTTTAAAAAACAACAAAATATATAAAATAAAGAACAACGGTACTTCCCGTGCATTAAGTATAATTTTTTCTTATCTTGCAATAATAGGAATAATACTAGGACTTCTTTGTGGAATTTATTTTATGATTGGTGGGCAATTATCTAAAAACATTAGTATTTCTAATATAGTAGAATATATATCTACTTATTTAAATACACACTCGTTATCTAATTCATCAATCAGTTTAGCATTAGAAAATTTAAATCTACCTTTTTTAGATGCTATGGAAGATCATATTGTAGAAGTTGTTAACTTCATTCAAAATTATATTACAAATAATATAGGAAAAATGGCATCTTTTGCAGTTTCTATAGGAAGTGGAGTTGCTACTTTCTTTATTGCATTAATAATTAGCATTTACCTTTTAAAAGATCATGAATATTTTATTAATCTTTGGGATAAACTTTATTACTTAATTTTCAGAAATAGTAAAATTGGTAAAAAAATAAATTATGTATTTTCAACAATACATGAGGTTTTTGGAAGATTTATTCGTGGTCAATTGCTAGAGGCATTCTTTGTAGGTGTGTTATCAGCAATAGCTTTATCTATTGTTGGTATAGATTACGCTTTTGTTATTGGTATTATAGTAGGATTATCAAATCTTATTCCTTATGTGGGTCCAATAGTTGGTACCATTTTAGCTGCCATAATGGGTTTATTAAGTGGTACACCTATAAAAATAGTTTATGCTATTATTGCTATGATTATAGTTCAACAAATAGACAACAATCTGTTAGCACCCAAAATAGTTGGAAATAGTGTAGGCTTACACGCTGTATTTACTATGCTTGCAATATTAATAGGCGGAAATATAGGTGGACTCTTAGGAATGCTACTTGCAGTACCTTTGGCTGCTTCTTTTAAAGTCTTATTTAATAATTGGTATACAAGTTATATGAAAAAAGAAAACTTAAAAAAATAA
- a CDS encoding alpha/beta fold hydrolase, which produces MCKNIKKTIAIFTMMVLMTLCFELPYQQVFAFDKTSLEGIYVSEENYEEKMKNIVEPYIDNIKETGFVQGQEGIDIYYEMYKLNDSKGNIVISHGFSESLEKYNEIIYYFLNQGYSVFGLEHRGHGRSGSLGVKDKSQINVKDFEHYVLDLKELMDKVVMPNSDGEKVFLFAHSMGGGIGSKFLEEYPEYFDAAVLTSPMLEINTGKVPSSIVKLIANTSVALSFGDKYIAGQGKYDDTYDLKGSDTSSDARCRYYHNIVSGNEELQRGGASYNWLQTSIYATKEITNKENAAKVEIPVILIQADKDDFVRPGGQNNFTKYAQDCDKVFYEESKHGIFRENDKILHEYLNNLFAFYEANL; this is translated from the coding sequence ATGTGCAAAAATATTAAAAAAACGATTGCTATTTTTACTATGATGGTTTTAATGACTCTATGTTTTGAATTACCATATCAACAAGTTTTTGCTTTTGACAAAACTTCACTAGAAGGTATTTATGTATCAGAAGAAAACTATGAAGAAAAAATGAAGAATATAGTAGAGCCTTATATTGATAACATAAAAGAGACAGGCTTTGTACAGGGACAAGAAGGCATTGACATATATTATGAGATGTATAAATTAAATGACTCAAAGGGAAATATAGTAATAAGTCATGGATTTTCAGAATCATTAGAAAAATATAATGAAATAATTTATTATTTCTTAAATCAAGGATATTCAGTTTTTGGATTAGAACATAGAGGACATGGTAGATCAGGTTCTCTTGGAGTAAAAGATAAAAGTCAAATAAATGTAAAAGACTTTGAACATTATGTTTTAGATTTAAAAGAATTAATGGATAAAGTTGTTATGCCTAATTCTGATGGAGAAAAAGTATTTTTATTTGCACATTCTATGGGTGGCGGTATCGGTAGTAAGTTTTTAGAAGAATACCCAGAATATTTTGACGCAGCAGTTTTAACTTCACCTATGTTAGAAATAAATACAGGTAAAGTACCATCAAGTATAGTTAAATTAATAGCTAATACAAGTGTAGCTTTATCATTTGGCGATAAATATATAGCTGGACAAGGTAAATATGATGATACTTATGATTTAAAAGGTTCGGATACATCATCAGATGCTAGATGTAGATATTATCATAATATAGTAAGTGGAAATGAGGAATTACAAAGAGGTGGAGCTTCATATAATTGGCTTCAAACATCAATATATGCGACTAAAGAAATTACAAATAAAGAAAATGCAGCAAAAGTTGAGATTCCTGTAATATTAATTCAAGCTGATAAAGATGATTTTGTAAGACCAGGTGGACAAAACAATTTCACTAAGTATGCCCAAGATTGTGATAAAGTATTTTATGAAGAATCTAAGCACGGGATTTTTAGAGAGAATGATAAAATATTGCATGAATATTTAAATAATTTATTTGCATTTTATGAAGCAAACTTATAA
- a CDS encoding APC family permease, giving the protein MENNNLKKEISLFMATMLVCGNMIGSGVFMLPATLAQVSGPLATIIAWIITTIGSILIAISFANLGSKYPATGGAYQYTKEAFGEFTGFLSAWLYWNGSWIGNAAIIVALSSYSASIIPALQNPLASIIYTSSLLWIFTILNIVGVKEAGKIQTFATVFKIAFFGVFIIAAFLNFDKINLMPLMPEGKGLSTIPLAATSTLWAFVGLESSTVTAGEIRDPEKNVRKSTIYGLIIASIIYILISVGSMGAMSNFKLSNSSAPLTDILTNIFGHSVGKGLTIAVVICILGTTIGWLLSTARVSYAAGIDGVFPKFFGKLHPKYGTPINSLIAGSVLVNILLIMNYQKSMVSAFTFITILATLSFLPVYLLTVSAEMMLTFRDEKKFNFKIFIKKSMIPLLAFAYSIWTIYGSGAETVMWGFILMLIGIPFYIYNHYNSKQTV; this is encoded by the coding sequence ATGGAGAATAACAACTTGAAAAAAGAAATTAGTCTATTTATGGCTACCATGCTTGTATGTGGAAATATGATTGGGTCAGGAGTATTTATGTTGCCAGCAACTCTTGCACAGGTATCAGGACCGCTTGCAACAATAATAGCATGGATTATAACTACTATAGGTTCTATATTAATAGCAATTTCATTTGCAAATTTAGGATCTAAATATCCAGCTACGGGAGGAGCATATCAATATACTAAGGAAGCATTTGGAGAATTTACAGGTTTTTTAAGTGCATGGTTATATTGGAATGGATCTTGGATTGGAAATGCGGCCATTATTGTAGCTTTATCTAGTTACAGTGCATCCATTATACCTGCACTTCAAAACCCATTAGCATCAATAATATATACTAGTTCACTTTTATGGATTTTTACTATATTAAATATAGTGGGAGTTAAAGAAGCTGGAAAGATTCAAACTTTTGCTACTGTGTTTAAGATTGCATTTTTTGGAGTGTTTATAATAGCAGCTTTCTTAAATTTTGATAAAATTAATTTAATGCCACTTATGCCAGAAGGTAAGGGATTATCTACAATTCCATTAGCAGCAACATCAACATTATGGGCATTTGTAGGCTTGGAAAGCTCTACAGTTACAGCAGGAGAAATAAGAGATCCAGAAAAAAATGTTAGAAAGAGTACAATATATGGTCTTATAATAGCATCTATTATTTACATATTAATAAGTGTTGGAAGCATGGGAGCAATGTCAAATTTTAAACTTTCAAATAGTTCAGCACCGCTTACAGACATATTAACTAACATATTTGGACATTCAGTTGGAAAGGGACTAACTATTGCAGTTGTAATTTGTATTTTAGGAACAACAATTGGATGGTTATTATCAACCGCTAGAGTTTCATATGCAGCAGGAATTGATGGGGTATTTCCTAAATTTTTTGGAAAGTTACATCCGAAGTATGGAACTCCAATAAATTCATTGATAGCTGGTTCTGTATTAGTAAATATACTACTTATAATGAATTATCAAAAAAGCATGGTATCTGCATTTACTTTTATAACTATATTAGCAACATTATCATTTTTACCTGTTTACTTATTAACAGTGTCAGCGGAAATGATGCTTACATTTAGAGATGAAAAGAAGTTTAATTTTAAGATATTTATAAAAAAATCAATGATTCCTCTTTTAGCATTTGCATATTCTATATGGACTATCTATGGTTCAGGAGCAGAAACTGTAATGTGGGGATTCATATTAATGCTTATAGGAATACCATTTTATATTTATAATCATTATAATAGTAAACAAACAGTTTAA
- a CDS encoding GNAT family N-acetyltransferase: MFKNLQKIEVEDFKSFFNLLEKSFPNIERRSRDGQKEIFDDDLYKVYGVKDNGGNVVGFIATWEFDKFNFIEHFAIDTSLRGNGMGTSLLKEYIQNSNKPIYLEVEFPNDDICIRRIDFYKRLGFNLNEFDYLQLPLQIGNELLPLKIMTHPSKASDDEFIYFRKNVYEKVYKQS; encoded by the coding sequence ATGTTTAAGAATTTACAAAAAATTGAAGTAGAAGATTTTAAAAGCTTTTTTAATTTATTAGAAAAGTCTTTTCCAAATATAGAAAGAAGAAGTAGAGACGGTCAAAAAGAAATTTTTGATGATGATTTATATAAAGTGTATGGAGTTAAAGACAATGGTGGAAATGTTGTTGGATTTATAGCAACATGGGAGTTTGATAAGTTTAATTTTATAGAACACTTTGCAATAGATACTAGTTTAAGAGGAAACGGTATGGGGACCAGCTTACTAAAAGAATATATACAGAACTCTAACAAGCCGATTTATCTGGAAGTAGAATTTCCTAATGATGATATATGTATACGTAGAATTGATTTTTATAAAAGATTAGGATTTAATTTAAATGAGTTCGATTATTTACAATTACCATTACAAATAGGAAATGAATTATTACCATTAAAGATAATGACACATCCATCTAAAGCAAGTGATGATGAATTTATTTATTTTAGAAAAAATGTTTATGAAAAGGTATATAAACAAAGTTAA
- a CDS encoding histidine phosphatase family protein — MRIGLVRHFKVNYKRDFFMTSKEFKEWEAGYNNSDVIRNDVELQDIVWDKCYCSNLSRAVTTAKDIYSKEIIQSDLIREVPISPLFNSNFKLPFWFWAISARFAWYFNHSSQEELKKQTELNAKNFLDFLEERVKEEASENILIVTHGFFMYTLQKELRKRGFKGKMIHTPQNGNLYLYKR, encoded by the coding sequence ATGAGAATAGGACTTGTAAGACATTTTAAAGTTAATTATAAAAGGGACTTTTTTATGACATCAAAAGAATTTAAAGAATGGGAAGCTGGATATAATAATAGCGATGTTATAAGAAATGATGTAGAACTTCAGGATATAGTTTGGGATAAATGTTATTGTAGTAATTTAAGTAGAGCGGTAACAACAGCTAAAGATATATATTCAAAAGAAATAATACAAAGTGATTTAATAAGAGAAGTTCCTATAAGTCCATTATTTAATAGTAATTTTAAATTACCATTTTGGTTTTGGGCAATAAGTGCAAGATTTGCATGGTATTTTAACCATTCATCTCAAGAAGAATTAAAAAAACAAACTGAATTAAATGCTAAAAATTTTCTTGACTTTTTAGAAGAAAGAGTAAAAGAAGAAGCATCGGAAAATATTTTAATAGTTACTCATGGATTTTTTATGTATACTCTTCAAAAGGAATTGAGGAAAAGAGGGTTTAAAGGAAAAATGATACATACACCTCAAAATGGTAATTTATACTTATATAAAAGATAA